The Glycine soja cultivar W05 chromosome 6, ASM419377v2, whole genome shotgun sequence genome has a window encoding:
- the LOC114416804 gene encoding chromatin remodeling protein EBS-like isoform X1, producing MAKTRPGRKDVDSYTIRGTNKIVRAGDCVLMRPSDTSKPPYVARVEMIEQDNRNNVKVRVRWYYRPEESIGGRRQFHGAKELFLSDHYDVQSAHTIEGKCVVHSFKNYTKLENVGAEDYYCRFEYKAASGAFTPDRVAVYCKCEMPYNPDDLMVQCEGCKDWYHPACMGMTIEEAKKLDHFVCSECSSDDDMKKPQATFSASLGADGKVEPKRRKR from the exons ATGGCGAAAACGAGGCCAGGCAGAAAGGACGTGGACTCATACACCATAAGAGGAACCAACAAGATCGTCCGAG CTGGAGACTGTGTTCTGATGCGGCCCTCGGACACGTCGAAGCCCCCTTACGTGGCGCGCGTGGAGATGATCGAGCAGGATAATAGGAACAACGTGAAGGTGCGTGTGAGGTGGTACTACAGGCCGGAAGAGTCGATTGGTGGTCGGAGACAGTTCCATGGTGCGAAAGAACTGTTCCTCTCCGACCACTACGATGTGCAGAGCGCGCACACCATTGAGGGCAAGTGCGTGGTGCACTCTTTCAAGAACTACACTAAGCTTGAGAATGTGGGTGCTGAGGATTACTATTGTAGATTCGAGTACAAGGCCGCTTCTGGGGCTTTTACCCCTGACCGTGTTGCTGT GTATTGCAAATGTGAGATGCCTTATAACCCGGATGATCTCATGGTACAATGTGAAGGGTGCAAGGATTG GTACCATCCTGCTTGCATGGGCATGACTATTGAAGAAGCTAAGAAACTAGATCATTTTGTATGTTCCGAATGTTCATCTGATGATGATATGAAGAAACCCCAAGCTACATTTTCTGCATCACTGGGAGCTGATGGCAAG GTGGAGCCGAAGCGGCGGAAGAGATGA
- the LOC114416804 gene encoding chromatin remodeling protein EBS-like isoform X2 has protein sequence MAKTRPGRKDVDSYTIRGTNKIVRAGDCVLMRPSDTSKPPYVARVEMIEQDNRNNVKVRVRWYYRPEESIGGRRQFHGAKELFLSDHYDVQSAHTIEGKCVVHSFKNYTKLENVGAEDYYCRFEYKAASGAFTPDRVAVYHPACMGMTIEEAKKLDHFVCSECSSDDDMKKPQATFSASLGADGKVEPKRRKR, from the exons ATGGCGAAAACGAGGCCAGGCAGAAAGGACGTGGACTCATACACCATAAGAGGAACCAACAAGATCGTCCGAG CTGGAGACTGTGTTCTGATGCGGCCCTCGGACACGTCGAAGCCCCCTTACGTGGCGCGCGTGGAGATGATCGAGCAGGATAATAGGAACAACGTGAAGGTGCGTGTGAGGTGGTACTACAGGCCGGAAGAGTCGATTGGTGGTCGGAGACAGTTCCATGGTGCGAAAGAACTGTTCCTCTCCGACCACTACGATGTGCAGAGCGCGCACACCATTGAGGGCAAGTGCGTGGTGCACTCTTTCAAGAACTACACTAAGCTTGAGAATGTGGGTGCTGAGGATTACTATTGTAGATTCGAGTACAAGGCCGCTTCTGGGGCTTTTACCCCTGACCGTGTTGCTGT GTACCATCCTGCTTGCATGGGCATGACTATTGAAGAAGCTAAGAAACTAGATCATTTTGTATGTTCCGAATGTTCATCTGATGATGATATGAAGAAACCCCAAGCTACATTTTCTGCATCACTGGGAGCTGATGGCAAG GTGGAGCCGAAGCGGCGGAAGAGATGA